A window of the Helianthus annuus cultivar XRQ/B chromosome 4, HanXRQr2.0-SUNRISE, whole genome shotgun sequence genome harbors these coding sequences:
- the LOC118491680 gene encoding GDSL lipase-like yields the protein MDVRQMADANIQLLVVSCLLMLTGCLGHSNKHAALFVFGDSLLDSGNNNYINTTTDFQANFWPYGISYFNPPSGRFSDGRLIHDFIAEYAKLPLIPTYLDPRNNDFVYGANFASGGAGALVETHAGFVVNLKTQLHYFGDLEKHFRQTLGDAKTDQLLSDAVYLFSCGGNDYLAPVGNDSVLYAPYTYEQYAEMVIENFTDVFKEIYEKGGRKFGVLTVPPLACLPNIRAGRAGYTCNQELDVITSLHNQKLSKKLEELETQLEGFIYSKFDIYTEVNNRMKNPSRYGFKIGDTACCGSGPLRGIYSCGGKRGVQEFQLCDDVDEYLFFDSFHPNEVASAQYAKLFWNGKSSVTTPYNLKTLFQLKKH from the exons ATGGATGTTAGACAAATGGCTGATGCAAACATCCAGCTTCTTGTTGTTTCTTGCTTGTTGATGCTTACAGGTTGCTTGGGGCATTCCAACAAGCACGCTGCCCTCTTCGTTTTCGGTGATTCCCTTTTGGATTCCGGAAACAACAACTACATAAACACTACAACAGACTTCCAAGCCAACTTTTGGCCATATGGCATCTCATATTTCAATCCTCCAAGCGGGAGATTCTCTGACGGCCGTCTCATTCATGATTTCATCG CTGAGTATGCCAAACTGCCTCTCATTCCGACGTATCTGGACCCCCGAAATAATGATTTTGTGTATGGAGCAAACTTTGCGTCCGGAGGAGCCGGTGCACTAGTTGAAACCCATGCTGGATTT GTGGTTAACCTTAAAACACAACTACACTACTTTGGCGATTTAGAGAAACATTTTAGGCAGACTTTAGGTGATGCAAAAACCGATCAACTTCTGTCCGATGCTGTCTACTTGTTTAGCTGCGGTGGCAATGACTATTTAGCTCCTGTCGGCAACGACAGTGTTCTTTATGCCCCCTATACATACGAACAGTATGCGGAAATGGTGATCGAAAACTTTACCGATGTCTTCAAG gaAATCTATGAAAAAGGAGGAAGGAAATTCGGTGTCCTTACCGTCCCTCCATTAGCCTGCTTGCCCAACATTCGAGCAGGACGAGCAGGGTATACCTGCAACCAAGAACTTGATGTGATAACAAGTCTACACAATCAGAAACTTTCCAAGAAACTTGAAGAACTGGAAACACAGCTAGAAGGATTCATATACTCAAAATTCGACATCTACACTGAGGTTAACAACCGCATGAAGAACCCATCTAGATATG GCTTCAAGATAGGGGACACAGCATGTTGTGGCAGTGGTCCTTTGAGAGGAATATATAGCTGTGGAGGAAAGAGGGGAGTACAAGAGTTCCAACTCTGTGACGACGTCGATGAATATCTTTTCTTCGACTCTTTTCATCCCAATGAAGTCGCCAGCGCCCAATACGCGAAGCTGTTTTGGAATGGGAAGTCTAGTGTCACCACACCTTACAATTTGAAGACACTGTTTCAACTCAAGAAACATTAA
- the LOC118491681 gene encoding GDSL lipase-like, which translates to MGFANTQLFLQLVIFHLLMLRGYSSSSSERHFVEHVALFVFGDSLFDPGNNNYINTTTDFQANFWPYGISYFDPPSGRFSDGRLIPDFIAEYAGLPIIPTYLDPRNNEFVYGANFASGGAGALVESHAGFAVDLKTQLQYLYDLEKQFRQNLGDSKTDKLLSNAVYLFSCGGNDYLSPVGNNDSILYPYTHDQYVRMVIGNISEVFKGIHEKGGRKIGIATVAPLACWPSVRAERPGNTCNEELDVITSLHNQQLSKKLVELEEELEGFKYALFDLNTEVSNRMKNPSKYGFKVGDTACCGSGPFGGIYSCGGKRGVTEFDLCDNINDYYFFDSNHNNEVANRQYAELLWNGESSVTAPYNLKELFLPQVTKESF; encoded by the exons ATGGGTTTTGCAAATACCCAATTGTTTCTCCAACTTGtcatttttcatttgttgatgcTTAGAGGTTACTCCAGCTCCAGTTCTGAGAGGCATTTCGTCGAACACGTTGCGCTCTTCGTTTTCGGTGACTCACTTTTCGACCCCGGAAACAACAACTACATAAACACTACAACCGACTTCCAAGCCAACTTCTGGCCCTATGGCATCTCATACTTCGATCCTCCTTCAGGCAGATTCTCCGATGGCCGTCTAATCCCTGATTTCATCG CTGAGTATGCGGGACTACCTATCATTCCGACATATCTGGACCCCCGGAATAATGAATTTGTGTACGGAGCTAACTTTGCATCTGGAGGAGCTGGTGCATTAGTTGAAAGCCATGCTGGATTT GCAGTTGATCTTAAAACACAATTGCAGTATTTGTATGACTTGGAGAAACAATTTAGGCAGAATTTAGGTGACTCGAAAACGGATAAGCTGCTGTCGAATGCGGTCTACTTGTTTAGCTGCGGTGGCAACGACTATTTAAGCCCGGTCGGCAACAACGACAGCATTCTCTATCCGTATACGCATGATCAGTACGTAAGAATGGTGATCGGAAACATAAGCGAAGTGTTCAAG GGAATTCACGAGAAAGGAGGAAGGAAAATTGGAATCGCTACAGTGGCGCCGTTAGCCTGCTGGCCAAGCGTTCGTGCAGAACGGCCTGGAAATACTTGCAACGAAGAACTCGATGTGATAACAAGTCTGCACAATCAGCAACTTTCTAAGAAACTTGTAGAACTGGAGGAAGAGCTAGAAGGATTCAAGTACGCGTTATTCGACCTCAACACTGAGGTTAGCAACAGAATGAAGAACCCATCAAAATACG GTTTTAAGGTGGGAGACACTGCATGTTGTGGAAGTGGTCCCTTCGGAGGCATTTACAGCTGTGGAGGGAAGAGGGGAGTAACAGAATTTGATTTATGTGATAATATCAATGATTATTATTTCTTTGACTCTAATCATAACAATGAAGTGGCGAACCGTCAATACGCAGAGCTGTTATGGAACGGAGAGTCCAGCGTCACGGCTCCTTACAATTTGAAAGAACTGTTTCTTCCTCAAGTGACCAAAGAAAGCTTTTAA